In Pseudomonas fluorescens, a genomic segment contains:
- a CDS encoding 5-oxoprolinase subunit PxpA, with protein MQAVDFNSDMGEGFGPWTIGDGVDAELMAYISSANIATGFHAGDPGTMRRTVARAKQLGVAIGAHPGFRDLVGFGRRHIQAPAQELVDDMLYQLGALREIARAQGVTLQHIKPHGALYMHLARDEEAARLLVQNLQIIEPTLLLYCMPNSVIWRVAKELGQPVVREFYADREYDLTGSIVFTRHVRALDPATVAARVLRACQTGLVRTVEGEDLFIEFDSICLHSDTPGALELVEATREALDQAGIAVVNGLAVVNRLEV; from the coding sequence ATGCAGGCAGTGGATTTCAATTCAGACATGGGCGAAGGCTTCGGCCCCTGGACCATTGGCGACGGCGTTGACGCGGAACTGATGGCCTACATCAGCTCGGCCAATATCGCCACCGGCTTCCATGCCGGAGACCCCGGCACCATGCGTCGCACCGTCGCGCGCGCCAAGCAACTGGGGGTGGCTATTGGTGCGCACCCCGGCTTTCGTGACCTGGTGGGCTTCGGCCGTCGGCATATCCAGGCGCCGGCCCAGGAGCTGGTCGACGACATGCTCTACCAACTGGGCGCCCTGCGTGAAATCGCCCGTGCCCAGGGTGTGACGCTGCAACATATCAAGCCGCACGGCGCGCTCTACATGCACCTGGCCCGCGACGAAGAAGCCGCGCGGCTGCTGGTACAAAACCTGCAAATCATCGAGCCAACGTTGCTGCTGTATTGCATGCCCAATTCGGTGATCTGGCGCGTGGCCAAGGAGCTGGGGCAGCCGGTGGTGCGCGAGTTTTATGCCGACCGTGAGTACGACCTCACGGGCTCCATTGTGTTTACCCGCCACGTACGTGCGCTGGACCCGGCCACTGTCGCAGCCCGCGTCCTGCGTGCGTGTCAGACGGGGCTGGTGCGGACCGTAGAAGGCGAAGACCTGTTTATTGAGTTCGACTCCATCTGCCTGCACAGCGACACCCCCGGCGCCTTGGAACTGGTGGAAGCCACCCGTGAAGCGTTGGACCAGGCTGGCATAGCGGTAGTGAACGGGCTTGCTGTGGTGAACAGGCTTGAGGTGTGA